In a genomic window of Candidatus Eisenbacteria bacterium:
- a CDS encoding CopG family antitoxin, translating into MKRNSVSLSRASSYRETAEYWDDHDLSRVWSKTSPARFDVEIESEATYFAIDSSLLERLRVLARKRGVSSGTLINLWLQEKLREKLPR; encoded by the coding sequence ATGAAGAGAAATAGCGTGAGTCTCTCGAGGGCATCGTCGTATCGTGAGACTGCCGAGTATTGGGATGACCATGATCTCTCTCGGGTTTGGTCGAAGACAAGCCCTGCGCGGTTTGATGTTGAGATTGAATCTGAGGCCACCTACTTCGCGATTGATAGTTCTCTACTGGAACGACTTAGGGTCCTAGCGAGGAAGCGTGGAGTCTCTTCGGGTACGTTGATAAATCTGTGGTTACAAGAAAAGCTTCGAGAGAAGTTACCTCGGTAG
- a CDS encoding BrnT family toxin, with protein sequence MKISTVVWLGDIAEKLLARHKVTQEEVREVLNGSPRFRYVEKGHRPGENVYAALGRTGPGRYLIVFFVYKGGRQALILSARDMTRGERKRYEEK encoded by the coding sequence ATGAAGATTTCAACCGTTGTGTGGCTTGGGGACATAGCGGAGAAGCTGCTCGCGCGACACAAGGTTACACAGGAAGAGGTGAGGGAAGTTCTGAATGGTTCGCCGAGGTTCAGGTATGTTGAGAAGGGTCACAGGCCGGGAGAGAATGTGTACGCTGCTTTGGGACGAACTGGGCCTGGACGCTATCTCATCGTTTTCTTTGTGTACAAAGGGGGCAGGCAGGCGTTGATTCTGTCCGCGCGTGATATGACGCGTGGTGAGAGGAAGCGATATGAAGAGAAATAG
- a CDS encoding single-stranded DNA-binding protein yields the protein MASVNKVILVGNLGSDPELRRTPAGTAVASFRIATNETWTSKNGEKGQRTEWHRIVAWGKLADICSQYLSKGKQVYLEGRLQTRSWQDSQGVKRYTTEITATTLQMLGRPDMAGAGEARQESPPAEEYNVEELQAVGDDDIPF from the coding sequence GTGGCGAGCGTTAATAAAGTGATTCTCGTAGGGAATCTGGGAAGCGACCCGGAGCTCAGACGCACTCCGGCAGGCACTGCAGTGGCAAGTTTCAGGATTGCGACTAACGAGACCTGGACTTCGAAGAACGGCGAGAAGGGGCAGCGGACTGAATGGCACAGAATAGTCGCATGGGGAAAACTCGCCGATATATGCAGTCAGTATCTGAGCAAGGGAAAGCAAGTTTATCTCGAGGGAAGGCTTCAAACGCGTTCGTGGCAGGATAGTCAAGGCGTCAAGCGCTATACGACTGAGATAACTGCGACTACTCTGCAGATGCTCGGACGTCCGGACATGGCCGGCGCGGGAGAAGCGCGGCAGGAGAGTCCGCCTGCAGAGGAGTACAATGTGGAAGAGCTGCAGGCAGTGGGAGACGACGACATTCCGTTCTGA
- a CDS encoding HEPN domain-containing protein, with protein MRKEAKRWLRQGEADLKAARDSLKDKNYEWCCFQSQQSAEKSLKAFLYDLGYTSLTTHSIKMLVRECEKRQKGFSGLMEAARILDTYYIPTRYPNGLDEDIAPVDYYDHEDARRCLDFATLILRTVRKYLKS; from the coding sequence ATGAGGAAAGAGGCGAAGCGATGGCTGAGACAGGGCGAAGCAGACCTGAAAGCAGCCAGGGATAGCCTGAAGGACAAGAACTACGAATGGTGTTGTTTTCAGTCACAACAGAGCGCAGAGAAGTCTCTCAAGGCCTTCCTCTATGACCTGGGCTACACCTCTCTCACGACGCACTCCATAAAGATGCTTGTTAGAGAATGCGAAAAGAGACAAAAGGGATTCTCCGGACTGATGGAGGCTGCGAGAATTCTTGACACGTACTACATTCCTACGCGTTATCCCAATGGGCTTGATGAGGACATCGCGCCGGTAGATTACTATGATCACGAGGATGCCAGGAGATGCCTAGACTTCGCAACATTGATATTGAGAACGGTGAGAAAGTATTTGAAAAGCTAG
- a CDS encoding nucleotidyltransferase domain-containing protein has translation MPRLRNIDIENGEKVFEKLDVFTRKLRKKFSIRAVYLYGSLAKGEMHEGSDIDLMIVGDFKGRIFQRITEVLKLTDLPIEPLVYTNEEFRRMKKTNSFVKEALRTAQEL, from the coding sequence ATGCCTAGACTTCGCAACATTGATATTGAGAACGGTGAGAAAGTATTTGAAAAGCTAGATGTGTTCACCCGCAAGCTCAGGAAGAAATTCTCGATAAGGGCAGTCTATCTCTACGGCTCGCTTGCCAAGGGGGAAATGCACGAGGGGAGTGACATTGACCTCATGATTGTGGGAGATTTCAAAGGCAGGATTTTTCAGAGGATAACCGAAGTTCTGAAGCTCACGGATCTACCAATAGAACCTTTGGTTTACACAAACGAAGAGTTTCGACGGATGAAGAAGACAAATTCTTTCGTCAAAGAAGCACTAAGAACAGCTCAGGAACTTTGA
- a CDS encoding nucleotidyltransferase domain-containing protein, whose amino-acid sequence MSVLLNTKLRRKLLTYSFTHCDEEYYVRELSSLIDEDPGNLSRELRRLETEGLYTSFTKGKLRFYSLNKRYPLFKELKEVIFKTEGVEGSLRELVLKYKGIALALIFGSYAKNREKATSDVDLLIVGELNENRFTRDVRDLESRLNREINFTIYTEEEFNEKKKKEGCFLNFVIKDKIIILKGKLSARRVTHKV is encoded by the coding sequence ATGTCAGTTCTGCTCAATACGAAATTGAGAAGGAAGCTGCTTACCTATTCTTTCACCCACTGCGATGAGGAGTACTATGTGCGTGAACTCTCTAGTCTTATTGACGAAGATCCCGGGAACCTCTCGAGAGAACTCCGAAGACTTGAGACAGAGGGGCTCTATACATCGTTCACAAAGGGAAAATTGAGATTTTATTCTCTCAACAAGCGTTATCCTTTGTTCAAGGAACTCAAGGAGGTCATTTTCAAGACTGAAGGAGTAGAGGGAAGCCTCAGGGAATTGGTTCTGAAATACAAAGGCATTGCACTTGCTCTTATCTTCGGGTCATATGCAAAGAATCGGGAGAAAGCCACTTCTGATGTTGATTTGCTCATCGTGGGCGAATTGAACGAAAATCGTTTTACCAGAGACGTGCGCGATCTGGAATCGCGATTGAATCGGGAGATCAACTTCACCATCTACACCGAAGAAGAGTTCAACGAAAAGAAGAAGAAAGAGGGTTGTTTTCTCAATTTCGTCATCAAAGACAAAATCATAATACTGAAAGGGAAGCTCAGTGCTAGGCGTGTTACTCACAAAGTCTGA
- a CDS encoding DEAD/DEAH box helicase — MIHKTTNVSRSLQGNSQSERGFFGLGIAPKILDILAHTKFRIPTPIQFKAIPPAIEGKDVIGVAQTGTGKTLAFAIPMVQRLAQRDGIGLVLAPVRELAIQIDEALQIIARPFGMKTACLIGGAPIAAQIQALRKNPRIVIATPGRLLDHLGQKNFLLNNATMLVLDEADRMLDMGFAPQIKKILRFVPKDRQTMLFSATIPKEIVEIAAAYMKLPVSVEIAPSGTLVERVTQELFIVKKEAKPRLLGKLLAQYHGSVLLFSRTKHNAHKIMTSIRGMGYSAAEIHSNRNLGQRREALEGFKCGKYKVLVATDIAARGIDVIGIELVLNYDLPDDAGNYVHRIGRTARAGSGGHAISFATPEQNRDVQGIEKLIRLTLPVSKHPELPPEEFLKSWHEGSRTNLKRHHTHRSFKPRRR, encoded by the coding sequence ATGATACACAAAACGACGAATGTAAGCAGGTCCTTGCAGGGGAATAGTCAATCAGAAAGAGGTTTCTTCGGGCTGGGCATAGCCCCGAAGATCCTCGATATCCTCGCGCACACAAAGTTTAGGATTCCCACTCCTATCCAGTTCAAGGCGATTCCCCCTGCGATTGAAGGTAAAGATGTTATCGGTGTTGCGCAGACCGGCACCGGCAAGACTCTGGCTTTTGCCATTCCCATGGTGCAGCGCCTTGCGCAGAGAGATGGGATTGGTTTGGTCCTTGCGCCCGTGCGCGAATTGGCCATCCAGATTGACGAGGCATTGCAGATAATTGCCCGCCCATTTGGGATGAAGACCGCCTGCCTTATCGGCGGCGCTCCAATAGCTGCTCAGATACAGGCGCTGCGCAAGAATCCCCGCATTGTCATCGCCACTCCCGGCAGACTCCTTGACCATCTCGGCCAAAAGAATTTCCTGCTGAATAACGCGACGATGCTCGTGCTTGATGAGGCCGACCGTATGCTGGATATGGGGTTTGCCCCGCAGATCAAAAAGATCCTGCGTTTCGTACCGAAAGACAGGCAAACCATGCTTTTTTCCGCGACGATTCCCAAAGAAATTGTGGAAATTGCCGCCGCGTACATGAAACTCCCCGTCTCAGTTGAGATTGCCCCGTCAGGGACTTTGGTGGAACGCGTAACCCAGGAATTGTTCATCGTCAAGAAAGAAGCAAAGCCGCGGCTCCTCGGTAAACTACTCGCGCAATATCACGGCTCAGTTCTTCTGTTCTCCCGCACAAAGCATAATGCGCACAAGATTATGACGTCGATCCGGGGCATGGGATATAGCGCGGCAGAGATACATTCTAACCGTAATCTGGGACAGCGCCGCGAAGCGCTTGAGGGTTTTAAGTGCGGCAAGTATAAGGTGCTTGTCGCTACCGATATTGCTGCCAGGGGCATTGATGTGATCGGAATCGAGCTGGTGCTTAACTATGATCTTCCGGACGATGCAGGAAATTATGTGCACCGCATCGGCCGCACTGCGCGGGCGGGGTCTGGCGGACATGCGATTTCTTTTGCCACGCCCGAGCAGAACCGCGATGTTCAGGGTATTGAAAAACTCATCAGGTTAACACTTCCCGTATCAAAGCACCCCGAGCTTCCTCCTGAAGAGTTTCTTAAATCCTGGCATGAAGGTTCGCGAACGAACCTGAAACGGCATCACACTCACAGATCGTTTAAACCTCGCCGCCGTTGA
- a CDS encoding XTP/dITP diphosphatase produces MGELIVASRNKDKLKEIVLLLEGMDMNVRSLEAFPQIVLPPETGESFRENALIKARCVLAQTGISALGDDSGLEVDALQGSPGVRSSRFAGERVSYEDNTKKLLSMLSDVPRDHRKARFVCVLALCLPNGVELTFQGTCHGEILEAPRGIGGFGYDPVFFIPEKGKTMAELDPNEKNLISHRGKAFQAVKKWLLAERGRDSR; encoded by the coding sequence ATTGGCGAGCTTATCGTTGCCTCAAGAAACAAGGACAAGCTGAAAGAAATAGTTTTGCTGCTTGAGGGGATGGACATGAATGTCAGGTCCCTCGAAGCTTTTCCGCAGATTGTTCTTCCTCCAGAAACTGGCGAGAGTTTCCGGGAAAATGCTCTCATCAAAGCGCGCTGCGTCCTGGCTCAGACCGGAATTTCAGCGCTTGGCGATGATTCGGGACTTGAGGTCGATGCACTTCAGGGCAGCCCGGGAGTCAGGTCTTCCAGATTTGCAGGTGAACGGGTTTCCTACGAAGACAACACGAAGAAACTCCTATCGATGCTGTCAGATGTTCCTCGCGATCATAGGAAAGCGAGATTCGTGTGCGTTCTGGCGCTCTGTCTTCCGAACGGAGTTGAACTGACGTTTCAAGGGACCTGCCACGGGGAGATTCTGGAGGCCCCGAGAGGCATAGGCGGCTTCGGTTATGATCCGGTTTTCTTCATTCCAGAAAAGGGAAAGACAATGGCCGAGCTAGACCCCAATGAGAAAAACTTAATAAGCCACAGAGGAAAGGCGTTCCAGGCGGTCAAGAAGTGGTTGCTTGCCGAGAGGGGGCGTGACTCACGATGA
- the rph gene encoding ribonuclease PH, whose protein sequence is MKIPGRRLDGRRAGDLRKIKIKVGVLRHAEGSCLIEMGNTRVMCSATLENKVPYFLKAKGHGWVTAEYGMLPRSSHERIQRESVKGKVSGRTQEIQRLIGRSLRAVTELDALGERTILLDCDVLEADGGTRTASITGAFVALHEAFKFMVNKKLIKYIPVRDFVAAISVGKVKGEFLLDLNYAEDSTAQVDMNVVMTGSGHFVEVQGTAEGLPFRWEEMNAMLKLGSSGIQKLIKAQKKSLGLPGQSKGKALSV, encoded by the coding sequence TTGAAAATTCCCGGAAGAAGGTTAGACGGAAGAAGAGCCGGCGATCTAAGAAAGATAAAGATTAAAGTTGGGGTTTTGCGGCACGCCGAAGGCTCTTGTCTTATCGAGATGGGAAACACGCGTGTGATGTGCTCGGCCACTCTGGAGAATAAGGTCCCGTACTTTCTGAAGGCCAAAGGGCATGGATGGGTCACCGCAGAATATGGAATGCTGCCCAGGAGTTCACATGAGAGAATTCAAAGGGAATCTGTGAAGGGAAAAGTCAGCGGTAGGACACAGGAAATCCAGCGCCTTATTGGAAGAAGCCTGAGGGCTGTGACCGAGCTCGATGCGCTCGGTGAAAGGACAATCCTGCTCGACTGTGACGTGCTGGAGGCGGATGGGGGAACGAGGACCGCTTCGATAACAGGTGCTTTTGTGGCTCTCCACGAGGCCTTCAAGTTCATGGTCAATAAGAAACTGATCAAGTACATTCCGGTGAGGGATTTTGTTGCGGCCATCAGTGTCGGCAAAGTCAAAGGGGAGTTCCTGCTTGACCTCAACTACGCCGAGGACAGTACTGCCCAGGTTGATATGAATGTCGTGATGACTGGAAGCGGACACTTCGTTGAAGTGCAGGGCACCGCTGAAGGACTGCCTTTCCGGTGGGAAGAAATGAACGCAATGTTGAAGCTTGGTTCATCCGGAATTCAGAAACTCATTAAGGCCCAGAAGAAGAGTCTCGGACTTCCCGGGCAGAGTAAAGGGAAAGCCCTCTCCGTATAG
- the murI gene encoding glutamate racemase — MKTSESRIGVFDSGVGGLTVVRELMRSLPGEGIVYFGDTARVPYGSKSRKAVTRFSVENAKFLLRAGVKMIVVACNTASAFALPVLRKSVPVPVVGVIQPGVFAASKATISGKVGVIGTLGTIGSKAYEKMLRKKNGELSIFSAACPLFVPLAEEGWTDHEVTKAVAEEYLAPLRARGIDTLILGCTHYPLLAGVISEVMGDHIVLIDSGEETAKVVREILRKEGLSRRGTARPANLFCVSDIPARFRDIARRFLGSEVGRVHLVDQSSSTWFREGGRIENSRKKVRRKKSRRSKKDKD, encoded by the coding sequence ATGAAAACCAGCGAAAGCAGAATTGGTGTCTTTGATTCAGGTGTCGGCGGACTCACCGTAGTGAGAGAACTCATGCGCTCTCTGCCGGGCGAGGGAATCGTCTATTTCGGTGACACCGCGAGAGTCCCGTACGGTTCGAAATCCAGGAAGGCAGTCACCAGGTTCTCCGTTGAGAATGCAAAATTTCTTCTTCGAGCCGGGGTCAAGATGATCGTGGTGGCATGCAATACCGCGTCCGCCTTTGCACTGCCGGTCTTGCGCAAGTCCGTCCCGGTTCCGGTAGTGGGCGTTATTCAACCGGGAGTGTTCGCCGCTTCGAAGGCTACGATCAGCGGAAAAGTAGGTGTGATTGGCACACTCGGCACCATTGGGAGCAAAGCGTACGAGAAAATGCTCAGGAAGAAGAACGGAGAATTGAGCATCTTCTCCGCGGCGTGCCCGCTCTTTGTGCCTCTTGCTGAAGAAGGGTGGACTGACCACGAAGTGACGAAAGCCGTTGCAGAGGAGTATCTGGCCCCGCTCCGCGCGAGAGGCATTGATACGCTGATACTCGGCTGCACTCATTATCCTCTTCTCGCAGGAGTTATTTCCGAAGTCATGGGTGATCACATTGTGCTGATTGACTCCGGTGAGGAGACGGCGAAGGTCGTCAGAGAAATTCTTCGTAAAGAGGGTCTTTCAAGAAGAGGAACCGCCCGCCCGGCGAATCTTTTCTGCGTGAGCGACATCCCGGCCAGATTCAGAGACATCGCAAGAAGGTTCCTTGGTTCTGAGGTTGGAAGAGTTCATCTTGTCGACCAGTCCTCAAGCACTTGGTTCCGAGAAGGAGGGAGAATTGAAAATTCCCGGAAGAAGGTTAGACGGAAGAAGAGCCGGCGATCTAAGAAAGATAAAGATTAA
- a CDS encoding GerMN domain-containing protein — protein MRSLVLAAIAAGLLASQSWCAELAQATRSVSLYFGSKDGKELLTEEREMLVTENREGSLSLLISELTGGPRRTGVRLMPANAVLRHTFIDERGTVFIDFSGSIRVTSQGGILFEWLLASSIARTVLENVERVKKVVFLVDGKPAATLTGHVDLTEGLTLDDILSAGRRGGMK, from the coding sequence TTGCGCTCACTTGTCCTTGCGGCGATAGCCGCCGGCCTTCTGGCGTCACAGTCCTGGTGCGCAGAATTGGCACAGGCCACGCGCTCAGTCTCGCTGTATTTTGGATCGAAAGACGGCAAGGAACTTCTGACTGAAGAGAGGGAGATGCTTGTAACTGAAAACAGGGAGGGATCTCTTTCTCTTCTTATCTCAGAGCTTACTGGTGGTCCCAGGAGGACCGGGGTGAGGCTCATGCCGGCCAACGCGGTGCTCCGCCACACCTTCATAGACGAAAGGGGAACGGTTTTCATCGACTTCTCCGGCTCGATCAGAGTCACATCCCAGGGAGGAATCCTGTTCGAGTGGCTTCTCGCCTCGTCAATTGCGCGAACCGTCCTTGAGAATGTGGAACGCGTGAAGAAAGTAGTATTCCTGGTTGATGGGAAACCTGCTGCCACTCTTACCGGCCATGTTGACTTGACAGAGGGACTCACTCTGGATGATATCCTTTCAGCAGGAAGACGGGGTGGCATGAAATGA
- a CDS encoding N-acetylmuramoyl-L-alanine amidase: MRIKGIALLAILSAVFFLPETNLVIMLPGFESALSPGGFCGKAFCLEVPYVPLSEIARMHHATKLWYPETRRMTLEIPGKAIKTVVGSRLVLIGGDSYMMSGPAVFVDGQVAIPLDFVEKVLNKVLAQKFTWDGRQRRLVPVETLVKLLGMDLYEDSTDTVLKILADSTISGEVIFPSRREFDFRIAKCEPGKGYLFPNEGLGLVERLSFVREGGGVTLSIRLTSEAESYLVSMQPDGVELRFTKNPNAGNAFLEKLLAREAKRVRKIVIDPGHGGSDAGVEGIGGSKEKDITLDIAASVKEFLERNSSLSVLLTRTEDMTVRQDERIEFLKNVRPDMVLSLHAEGYPSEEARGIYVVVPDGGGDLRLRLLGRIILDSFSSVVGAQDNGLMFVPIRLLKSSDTKGVVIDCGFLTSPVDEDLLEDPDLRKELGIAIGKGVIEFVNLQAGG; encoded by the coding sequence GTGAGGATAAAGGGAATCGCTCTCCTTGCAATCTTGAGTGCAGTTTTTTTCCTTCCCGAGACGAATCTTGTCATTATGCTTCCCGGTTTCGAATCTGCCCTGAGTCCCGGCGGATTCTGCGGGAAGGCATTTTGTCTCGAGGTTCCCTACGTTCCGCTGAGTGAAATTGCGAGGATGCATCATGCCACCAAGCTCTGGTATCCCGAAACAAGAAGGATGACACTGGAGATTCCCGGGAAGGCGATAAAGACAGTCGTGGGAAGCAGGCTCGTCTTGATTGGCGGAGACTCGTACATGATGAGCGGTCCGGCTGTTTTCGTGGATGGCCAGGTCGCAATTCCTTTGGACTTTGTCGAGAAAGTCCTCAACAAAGTTCTGGCACAGAAATTCACATGGGACGGGAGGCAGCGGAGACTCGTGCCGGTCGAGACACTTGTGAAGCTGCTTGGAATGGATCTCTACGAGGATAGCACTGATACCGTGCTCAAAATTCTCGCCGACTCAACCATTTCCGGAGAGGTGATTTTTCCATCAAGGAGAGAGTTCGACTTCAGAATCGCGAAGTGCGAGCCCGGGAAGGGGTACCTTTTTCCGAATGAGGGACTAGGTCTGGTCGAAAGACTATCTTTTGTCAGGGAAGGTGGAGGCGTGACGCTTTCTATCAGACTCACGAGTGAAGCAGAAAGCTATCTCGTCTCCATGCAGCCGGACGGAGTCGAGTTGAGATTTACGAAAAATCCGAATGCCGGGAACGCTTTTCTTGAGAAACTTCTCGCGCGTGAGGCGAAGCGAGTCAGAAAAATAGTGATTGATCCGGGGCACGGCGGAAGTGACGCAGGAGTTGAGGGAATAGGGGGCTCGAAAGAGAAGGACATAACGCTTGACATTGCTGCGAGTGTGAAAGAGTTTCTTGAACGTAACAGTTCCCTGTCTGTGCTTCTGACAAGGACCGAGGACATGACAGTCAGACAGGATGAACGGATAGAGTTCTTAAAGAACGTCCGGCCGGACATGGTGCTGAGTCTGCATGCAGAGGGTTATCCTTCTGAGGAGGCAAGAGGCATCTATGTTGTGGTACCTGACGGCGGAGGCGATCTCAGACTGCGTCTTCTTGGAAGGATTATCCTCGACTCTTTCTCTTCTGTTGTGGGCGCTCAAGACAACGGCCTGATGTTCGTCCCGATCAGACTCCTAAAGAGCTCCGACACCAAGGGGGTAGTCATCGATTGCGGGTTCCTCACAAGCCCGGTGGACGAGGACTTGCTGGAAGATCCGGACTTAAGGAAAGAGCTCGGGATTGCGATAGGAAAAGGAGTCATCGAATTTGTAAACCTGCAGGCAGGGGGATGA
- the smpB gene encoding SsrA-binding protein SmpB, whose amino-acid sequence MAESEVKIISSNRRARKDFLVIDTFEAGIVLSGTEVKSIRQGRVNLKQSYATIRDGEVFLYNLHINPYEFGNRFNLDPTRRRKLLLHKSQIRRLIGKVSEKGLTLIPMSLYFKKGYAKIGLALARGKKLYDRREEIKKKDMEREMRRTYRGKR is encoded by the coding sequence ATGGCTGAGAGCGAAGTCAAAATCATCTCTTCAAACCGGCGCGCAAGGAAGGATTTTCTTGTAATCGATACCTTTGAAGCTGGAATTGTCCTGAGCGGAACTGAAGTCAAGTCAATCCGCCAGGGCAGGGTGAATTTGAAGCAGAGCTACGCAACGATCCGGGACGGAGAGGTTTTCCTCTACAATCTGCACATCAATCCCTACGAGTTTGGAAACCGGTTCAACCTTGACCCTACGCGGAGAAGAAAACTGCTCCTTCACAAGTCGCAGATAAGAAGACTCATCGGAAAGGTTTCTGAAAAAGGTCTTACTCTGATTCCGATGTCGCTCTATTTCAAGAAAGGCTACGCAAAGATAGGGCTTGCCCTTGCAAGAGGGAAAAAACTCTACGACAGGAGGGAAGAGATAAAAAAGAAGGATATGGAACGAGAAATGAGACGAACCTATAGAGGAAAAAGGTGA
- a CDS encoding lamin tail domain-containing protein, giving the protein MHKFLMTSLAIVGLVFALAAPAVAQQIIGGHDETTENHKGAQWAAAAPATPSTGPVLAGAHLLLSEIGYRGLNSATCADSTEFVEIYNPTSEPVDLSNYYLSDVNTYYTLPVLGTIDIFLTGSDFAMRFPNGAIILPGAYKTIAVDGGRFKRCAGVDADFMFFNAGGPTTAIPMVDVARNKPAPYPTYGSYTNTAEFVWLFYWDQISDLVCDVDLVYWGSGSGSNWPVLKTTATCQDGPDADVVASCYNNDVGPLTQGFVVPASGAGTRQRVGAEGAETLVSGNGCIAGGPTAVENSTWGTIKAIYR; this is encoded by the coding sequence ATGCATAAGTTTCTTATGACATCATTGGCGATTGTAGGACTGGTGTTTGCTCTCGCGGCACCCGCAGTGGCACAGCAGATTATCGGCGGGCACGATGAGACGACCGAGAATCACAAGGGCGCTCAGTGGGCGGCCGCAGCACCCGCCACACCGAGCACAGGTCCTGTTTTGGCTGGCGCCCATCTTCTTCTAAGCGAGATTGGTTATCGTGGTCTCAACAGCGCGACGTGCGCAGATTCGACAGAGTTCGTTGAGATCTACAACCCGACCTCGGAGCCCGTTGACCTGTCCAATTACTATTTGTCAGACGTCAATACGTATTACACTCTGCCTGTGCTGGGAACCATAGACATATTTCTGACCGGGTCAGACTTTGCCATGCGGTTCCCGAATGGCGCAATCATACTGCCCGGCGCCTACAAGACAATAGCTGTGGACGGCGGCAGGTTCAAGCGCTGCGCTGGTGTAGATGCTGACTTCATGTTCTTCAATGCTGGTGGCCCTACTACCGCCATCCCGATGGTGGACGTGGCCAGAAACAAGCCTGCGCCTTATCCGACTTATGGCTCATATACCAATACGGCAGAGTTCGTGTGGCTGTTCTACTGGGATCAAATCTCGGACCTCGTCTGTGATGTTGACCTGGTTTACTGGGGCTCCGGTTCAGGTTCCAACTGGCCGGTGCTGAAGACAACCGCGACCTGTCAGGATGGGCCGGATGCAGATGTGGTTGCGTCATGCTACAACAATGACGTTGGCCCGCTCACCCAGGGATTTGTTGTCCCCGCAAGCGGTGCCGGCACTCGCCAGAGAGTTGGGGCAGAAGGTGCCGAGACTCTTGTTAGTGGCAATGGCTGTATAGCCGGTGGACCTACTGCTGTCGAGAACAGCACTTGGGGTACGATTAAGGCAATCTATCGGTAA